One segment of Lytechinus pictus isolate F3 Inbred chromosome 13, Lp3.0, whole genome shotgun sequence DNA contains the following:
- the LOC129274989 gene encoding zinc finger CCCH domain-containing protein 10-like isoform X3, which translates to MVKNGDDGVCRDYLRNVCKRGNRCKFRHPDQGEVKKELQFCHDYQNKMCMRSNCKFIHCTKEDEEYYHQTGDLPPGVEESAARNADQDGANGEIPVCRDYLKGECSRGSACKYRHMSRGDVEHEQRRTSRRSRPPGPPPPDRYADEYEHERYRRWLEHSRYEDFDRMDRDRYFRERDPREMPFRSRGGTTDARELEEENVMLRRKNEELRKTVADLTSTNDVLLEQNARLRALRAEATSAVLQAETHLVNSTATAGPQLSQGMNLAM; encoded by the exons ATGGTTAAGAATGGCGATGATGGAGTTTGCAGGGATTACCTGCGCAATGTTTGCAAACGTGGCAATAGGTGCAAGTTTAGGCACCCCGATCAAGGGGAAGTGAAGAAAGAGCTGCAGTTTTGCCATGATTATCAGAACAAAATGTGCATGCGTAGCAATTGCAAGTTCATCCATTGTACCAAAGAGGATGAAGAATACTACCACCAGACCGGAGACCTCCCCCCTGGCGTGGAGGAGTCTGCTGCAAGGAATGCGGATCAGGATGGAGCCAATGGTGAGATTCCAGTGTGTCGCGATTATCTGAAGGGAGAATGCTCGAGGGGAAGTGCCTGCAAATACCGTCACATGAGCCGTGGCGATGTGGAGCATGAGCAACGTAGAACCAGCAGGAGGTCACGACCTCCAGGTCCTCCACCACCCGATCGATACGCTGATGAATATGAACACGAGCGTTACAGGCGATGGCTTGAGCACTCCAGATACGAGGACTTTGATCGTATGGATAGAGATAGGTATTTCCGTGAAAGGGATCCCAGGGAGATGCCCTTCAGATCCAGAGGAGGAACAACAGACGCCAGAGAGCTAGAGGAAGAGAATGTTATGCTCCGCCGCAAAAACGAGGAGCTGCGCAAAACTGTTGCAGATCTGACCTCCACCAACGACGTCCTCCTTGAGCAGAATGCCCGCTTGCGTGCTCTGCGTGCAGAAGCCACCTCGGCTGTCCTGCAGGCTGAGACCCATCTGGTAAACTCGACAGCGACTGCTGGCCCCCAGCTTTCCCAAG GGATGAACTTGGCAATGTAA
- the LOC129274989 gene encoding zinc finger CCCH domain-containing protein 10-like isoform X1: MVKNGDDGVCRDYLRNVCKRGNRCKFRHPDQGEVKKELQFCHDYQNKMCMRSNCKFIHCTKEDEEYYHQTGDLPPGVEESAARNADQDGANGEIPVCRDYLKGECSRGSACKYRHMSRGDVEHEQRRTSRRSRPPGPPPPDRYADEYEHERYRRWLEHSRYEDFDRMDRDRYFRERDPREMPFRSRGGTTDARELEEENVMLRRKNEELRKTVADLTSTNDVLLEQNARLRALRAEATSAVLQAETHLVNSTATAGPQLSQGRSLGSSTHHTVAATAPLMYPARVAQVPLVAENTIPAPGAAQGTQMLAAPMQPAVLAASMAQAHVVPMSVGVTASMVTYPIVSQALRNSALS, from the coding sequence ATGGTTAAGAATGGCGATGATGGAGTTTGCAGGGATTACCTGCGCAATGTTTGCAAACGTGGCAATAGGTGCAAGTTTAGGCACCCCGATCAAGGGGAAGTGAAGAAAGAGCTGCAGTTTTGCCATGATTATCAGAACAAAATGTGCATGCGTAGCAATTGCAAGTTCATCCATTGTACCAAAGAGGATGAAGAATACTACCACCAGACCGGAGACCTCCCCCCTGGCGTGGAGGAGTCTGCTGCAAGGAATGCGGATCAGGATGGAGCCAATGGTGAGATTCCAGTGTGTCGCGATTATCTGAAGGGAGAATGCTCGAGGGGAAGTGCCTGCAAATACCGTCACATGAGCCGTGGCGATGTGGAGCATGAGCAACGTAGAACCAGCAGGAGGTCACGACCTCCAGGTCCTCCACCACCCGATCGATACGCTGATGAATATGAACACGAGCGTTACAGGCGATGGCTTGAGCACTCCAGATACGAGGACTTTGATCGTATGGATAGAGATAGGTATTTCCGTGAAAGGGATCCCAGGGAGATGCCCTTCAGATCCAGAGGAGGAACAACAGACGCCAGAGAGCTAGAGGAAGAGAATGTTATGCTCCGCCGCAAAAACGAGGAGCTGCGCAAAACTGTTGCAGATCTGACCTCCACCAACGACGTCCTCCTTGAGCAGAATGCCCGCTTGCGTGCTCTGCGTGCAGAAGCCACCTCGGCTGTCCTGCAGGCTGAGACCCATCTGGTAAACTCGACAGCGACTGCTGGCCCCCAGCTTTCCCAAGGTAGGTCCCTCGGTTCCTCAACTCACCATACTGTTGCGGCAACAGCCCCCCTAATGTACCCAGCGCGGGTAGCCCAGGTCCCATTAGTTGCTGAAAATACCATTCCTGCCCCTGGTGCAGCACAAGGCACCCAGATGCTTGCCGCCCCCATGCAGCCTGCTGTATTAGCAGCATCAATGGCCCAAGCCCACGTTGTCCCAATGAGTGTTGGCGTAACTGCCTCAATGGTTACCTACCCAATTGTGTCCCAGGCCTTGAGGAATTCAGCACTGTcttaa
- the LOC129274989 gene encoding zinc finger CCCH domain-containing protein 10-like isoform X2, translated as MVKNGDDGVCRDYLRNVCKRGNRCKFRHPDQGEVKKELQFCHDYQNKMCMRSNCKFIHCTKEDEEYYHQTGDLPPGVEESAARNADQDGANGEIPVCRDYLKGECSRGSACKYRHMSRGDVEHEQRRTSRRSRPPGPPPPDRYADEYEHERYRRWLEHSRYEDFDRMDRDRYFRERDPREMPFRSRGGTTDARELEEENVMLRRKNEELRKTVADLTSTNDVLLEQNARLRALRAEATSAVLQAETHLVNSTATAGPQLSQGSKSDYTRRSSAITGRTTIAEYTSF; from the exons ATGGTTAAGAATGGCGATGATGGAGTTTGCAGGGATTACCTGCGCAATGTTTGCAAACGTGGCAATAGGTGCAAGTTTAGGCACCCCGATCAAGGGGAAGTGAAGAAAGAGCTGCAGTTTTGCCATGATTATCAGAACAAAATGTGCATGCGTAGCAATTGCAAGTTCATCCATTGTACCAAAGAGGATGAAGAATACTACCACCAGACCGGAGACCTCCCCCCTGGCGTGGAGGAGTCTGCTGCAAGGAATGCGGATCAGGATGGAGCCAATGGTGAGATTCCAGTGTGTCGCGATTATCTGAAGGGAGAATGCTCGAGGGGAAGTGCCTGCAAATACCGTCACATGAGCCGTGGCGATGTGGAGCATGAGCAACGTAGAACCAGCAGGAGGTCACGACCTCCAGGTCCTCCACCACCCGATCGATACGCTGATGAATATGAACACGAGCGTTACAGGCGATGGCTTGAGCACTCCAGATACGAGGACTTTGATCGTATGGATAGAGATAGGTATTTCCGTGAAAGGGATCCCAGGGAGATGCCCTTCAGATCCAGAGGAGGAACAACAGACGCCAGAGAGCTAGAGGAAGAGAATGTTATGCTCCGCCGCAAAAACGAGGAGCTGCGCAAAACTGTTGCAGATCTGACCTCCACCAACGACGTCCTCCTTGAGCAGAATGCCCGCTTGCGTGCTCTGCGTGCAGAAGCCACCTCGGCTGTCCTGCAGGCTGAGACCCATCTGGTAAACTCGACAGCGACTGCTGGCCCCCAGCTTTCCCAAG GAAGCAAAAGTGATTACACCCGGCGGAGCAGTGCAATTACAGGCAGAACTACCATTGCAGAGTACACTTCATTTTAA
- the LOC129274494 gene encoding dephospho-CoA kinase domain-containing protein-like, whose product MFLVGLTGGIASGKSTVSNMLRDLGCVVIDADEIAREVVEPGKPALELIVRHFGQSVLQGDGTLDRAKLGSIIFADSEKRKVLNRCTHPYIQRTMLWRVLKSFLSGYHYVILDIPLLLDGSALRRFIKYVLVVYCDETTQLDRLMARNDLTQEGALQRINSQVPLEMKKKQADFVIDNNKSLNDTKQQVLRLFETLEGSYAHWKLRSLLLASIVLLLGGFTYLVHSLL is encoded by the exons ATGTTTCTTGTGGGTTTGACTGGAGGCATAGCATCGGGGAAGAGCACCGTCTCCAACATGCTCAGGGATCTGGGTTGTGTCGTCATCGATGCTGATGAAATCGCCAGAGAAG TTGTGGAACCTGGTAAACCAGCTTTGGAGCTGATTGTCCGTCACTTTGGCCAGTCCGTTCTTCAAGGAGATGGAACTCTGGACAGGGCTAAGCTTGGATCGATCATATTTGCTGATTCAGAGAAGCGGAAGGTACTGAACCGCTGCACCCATCCATACATACAACGGACTATGCTCTGGAGAGTACTCAAAAGCTTCCTGTCTG GATACCATTATGTCATATTGGATATACCTCTTCTCTTGGATGGAAGTGCTCTCAGAAGGTTCATCAAATATGTCCTGGTAGTATATTG TGACGAAACAACTCAGCTGGATCGTCTTATGGCCCGCAATGATCTCACACAAGAGGGCGCCCTTCAAAGAATCAACTCCCAGGTGCCTCtagaaatgaagaagaaacaAGCTGACTTTGTGATCGATAACAATAAGAGTTTGAATGACACAAAACAGCAAGTTCTCAGACTCTTTGAGACATTAGAGGGATCTTATGCTCATTGGAAACTTAGAAGTTTACTTTTGGCGAGTATAGTGTTACTTCTTGGGGGCTTTACGTACTTGGTCCATTCGTTGTTATGA